The Cytobacillus oceanisediminis genomic interval TCTCGTAAACCTGGGAAACGACCTTATCAAGGAAATATCGGTCATGGGATACGATTAGAATGGCGCCATTGTATCCCTGCAGGTATTGTTCGAGCCATGATAATGTTTCAATATCCAGGTGGTTGGTAGGCTCGTCCAGTATTAAGATATCAGGCTTTGTCAGCAAAAGTTTACCAAGGGCCATTCTAGTACGCTGTCCGCCGCTCAATGATGAAATTTTAGTGTCATATCCCAATGAGCTGAAGTTGAGTCCATGGAGAATGGAACGGATATCTGCCTCATATTGATAGCCGCCATTTTCTTTGAAATCAACCTGAAGCTTGTCGTATTCTTTTAAGATGCGTTCATAGGCATCAGAATTATTTAGGACATCAGGGTCCGCCATTTGTCCTTCAAGGCTGCGAAGCTGTTTTTCCTGCTTCTGCAGATGACTAAAAACAGTCAGCATTTCATCCCAAATGGATAACTCTGATTCCAGGCCGGTATTTTGTGCAAGATAGCCAATTGTTACTTCCTTTGGCTTTATAATCTCACCGGAGTCATATGTCATTTGTCTGGCAATAATTTTTAAAAGGGTGGATTTTCCTGCACCATTGCGTCCTACTAGCGCAATCCTGTCCCTGGTTTGTACTTCAAGCTTTATATTGGTTAAAATGGGATCAGCGCCAAAATTTTTTGCCAGCTGATTGACTTGTAATAGTATCATGTTCTTTCACCTCGGGTATAGAGTAAGTGTAACTCATTCATATATGTTCGGCAATAAAGGAGACAGGACTATAAGCCCTTCTGCAGGGCATTAAATCGAGACAAAAGGCAAATAAATATGTGAAGAACAATACAAAGCACATACAAAGTAACAGAAAAATAGTGTATGATTTTGAAGAGAGGTGTTTTGAATGGCGGATTTTACTCATTTTAATCAAGAGGGCAGGGCAAAAATGGTGGATGTCAGTGATAAACCTGAGACGGCACGGACGGCCATCGCTCAATCAAGTATTGCTGTTAATCAGGAGATATACGAGAAGATAACATCCAACACTATGAAAAAAGGGGATGTACTCGCTGTTGCACAAACTGCAGGCATTATGGCGAGCAAGAAAACATGGGACATTATTCCGATGTGCCATCCGCTGCCGCTTAAGGGCGTGGACATTTCATTTTCATGGAAGGCGGAAGAGGAAGAGTTTGTCCTGATCATTACTGCTTCTGTAAAAACGAAGGGAAATACGGGTGTGGAAATGGAAGCGTTAACAGCCGCTTCTGTCTGTGCGCTGACCGTATATGACATGTGCAAGGCTGTAGATAAAGGAATGGTGATTGGGCCAACCTTTTTAATAGAGAAAACAGGCGGGAAAAACGGAGATTTTAAAAGAAATTAATTCATCATAAGAAATGGGGATGGACGAATGGCCAATGAACCAATTAAGATACCGCAAGCAACAGCTAAACGGCTGCCTTTATATTACCGCTTTCTAAAAAACCTTCACTCATCAGGCAAACAAAGAGTCTCTTCAGCAGAATTGAGTGAGGCGGTAAAAGTGGATTCTGCAACAATCCGCCGCGACTTTTCGTACTTTGGTGCGTTAGGGAAAAAAGGATATGGATATAATGTGAATTACCTGCTGAGCTTCTTTCGAAAGACTCTTGACCAGGATGAGCTGACTAAAGTAGCTTTGGTCGGGGTAGGTAATTTAGGAACAGCTTTTCTTAACTATAATTTCCTTAAAAATAATAATACCAAAATAGAAGTGGCTTTTGATGTTGATGAGAGTAAGGTTGGTACGAAAATCGGAGATGTGCCGGTCCATCATATGGATGACCTTGAAGAAGTTATTGTAAAAAATAATATTCAGGTGGCGATTTTAACGGTGCCGGCACCGCCTGCCCAGGCTATTACCGATCGGATGGTGAATGCGAAAATAAAAGGAATCCTTAATTTTACACCTGCGAGGCTCACTGTGCCAGCCTCGATTCGGATTCACCATATCGATCTGGCAGTGGAATTGCAGTCACTTGTTTATTTTCTGAAAAATTATCCTGAAGAAGTGTAAAAAAAATGAGCCTTTTGCGGGCTCATTTTTTCATTTTATTTTTCATTTTAAAATGCAGGCCAACCATCCGCAGACCGGTGCCAAAATCGAATGTGGCAATTATGATCAGAAAATAAGTAAAGAATCCCCAGGTTTCTTCACGCTGGATATTCTGTATCGCTATAAAAGTGAAAAGGCATCCGAGAAGGATGTAAATAAAGCCTGAAAACAAAGGTGTGCTTCTCATCAAAATCCCCCAGTAAGTTTAAAACTCCACAGCTATGCTAGAAAAAGCTGATAAAGCTCTGCATTTTTTCCATTTCTTCTAACCATTTTTGCATATTCTCCTGATTCAGCTGGACAACCGCAACAAAGGTGTTCATCGCCACATGGGCGAAAATCGGCACAATAATCCGCTTCGTTTTGACATATAAGAAGGCAAAGGTGAACCCCATTGCCGAGTACAGCAGTACATGTTCAGGCTCAAAATGGGCAAGTGCAAAAATGACTGAGCTGATCAGGGCCGATAGGAAGAAGTTGAAGCGCTTATGAAGAGAACCGAAAATAATTTTTCTAAAGACGATTTCCTCAAGGATTGGCCCAATGACTGAACTGATTAAAATAACGATTGGCGATGCTTCAATAATCCGGATAATCTGCTGCGTATTTTCAGACCCCATTTCAATGCCAATCATATTTTCAATGCTTGCAGCAGTAGCTTGAGCGATCAAGGCCAAAAATATGCCCCCTATTGCCCAGCCCACTGAGCTTGCTGCGGAAGAAGCATCCCTATCCAGGCCTCTTTTCATCTCTTTTCTTAATAATAGAAGCGTAATGATCAGTGTAACCGTAAAACTGATGACAAGCCAGTAGGCTACAGCCAGGATTTGCATGTTTTCGGGATTCTGTCCAAGGGCATCTGCAATAAATAACACAAGCGGAACGCCAAACAAACTGGACAGCTGCATGGCAATATAAGCTATTAATATAATCCAATATTCCTTCTTCAAAATGTTATACTCCTTAATCTGAGTGTTGGAAAACAAGTCCTAAAGCCATTGTACTCTTAATAAGGAGCGGGTTTCAAATATCAGCATCAAAGCAGGAAAATACCATGGTTAAAGTGTAGAGTTCCGAAGCATACTTAAGAGGTTGTCTGTGTCGAAAAATAGCGTGTATGGGCGGATGAAATTTTTTCTAAAAAATTTAAGCTTCACCCTTGCAAATAGAAATGAGATTCATTAATATAATAATTGTGTTAGCACTCATACAGAGAGAGTGCTAATAAATAAAAATATTTACATATTATTTGAGGAGGTTGTTTCACTTGTTAAAGCCACTAGGTGATCGAATCATTATCGAGCTTGTTGAAACTGAAGAAAAAACTGCAAGCGGCATCGTACTGCCGGACACTGCTAAAGAGAAGCCTCAAGAAGGTAAAGTTGTAGCTGTGGGAACTGGCCGCGTTCTTGAAAATGGCGAGCGTGTTGACCTTGAAGTTGCTGACGGCGACCGTATCATCTTCTCAAAATATGCTGGTACTGAAGTGAAGTACGAAGGCAAAGAATATTTAATTTTACGCGAAAATGACATTCTTGCTGTAATTGGCTAATTGCCGATCAGACGAAGATTATTAAAAGATAAAGCTAAAAT includes:
- a CDS encoding redox-sensing transcriptional repressor Rex codes for the protein MANEPIKIPQATAKRLPLYYRFLKNLHSSGKQRVSSAELSEAVKVDSATIRRDFSYFGALGKKGYGYNVNYLLSFFRKTLDQDELTKVALVGVGNLGTAFLNYNFLKNNNTKIEVAFDVDESKVGTKIGDVPVHHMDDLEEVIVKNNIQVAILTVPAPPAQAITDRMVNAKIKGILNFTPARLTVPASIRIHHIDLAVELQSLVYFLKNYPEEV
- the moaC gene encoding cyclic pyranopterin monophosphate synthase MoaC; its protein translation is MADFTHFNQEGRAKMVDVSDKPETARTAIAQSSIAVNQEIYEKITSNTMKKGDVLAVAQTAGIMASKKTWDIIPMCHPLPLKGVDISFSWKAEEEEFVLIITASVKTKGNTGVEMEALTAASVCALTVYDMCKAVDKGMVIGPTFLIEKTGGKNGDFKRN
- a CDS encoding CPBP family intramembrane glutamic endopeptidase; translated protein: MKKEYWIILIAYIAMQLSSLFGVPLVLFIADALGQNPENMQILAVAYWLVISFTVTLIITLLLLRKEMKRGLDRDASSAASSVGWAIGGIFLALIAQATAASIENMIGIEMGSENTQQIIRIIEASPIVILISSVIGPILEEIVFRKIIFGSLHKRFNFFLSALISSVIFALAHFEPEHVLLYSAMGFTFAFLYVKTKRIIVPIFAHVAMNTFVAVVQLNQENMQKWLEEMEKMQSFISFF
- a CDS encoding YdiK family protein yields the protein MRSTPLFSGFIYILLGCLFTFIAIQNIQREETWGFFTYFLIIIATFDFGTGLRMVGLHFKMKNKMKK
- the groES gene encoding co-chaperone GroES — protein: MLKPLGDRIIIELVETEEKTASGIVLPDTAKEKPQEGKVVAVGTGRVLENGERVDLEVADGDRIIFSKYAGTEVKYEGKEYLILRENDILAVIG